In Candidatus Delongbacteria bacterium, one genomic interval encodes:
- a CDS encoding T9SS type A sorting domain-containing protein, whose protein sequence is MRASRITAGLTVVALLAGLGLYRYTVEGTDTTVRRPQPTETSLRQRSHALGGADRARLREERREYKAERKAWIDSLHRAAPGTDWRTRDRVNRLRLQDERLNRVRLEGVQALDRPVPLRDGQREVEGSWTERGSSNQAGRIRCAMLVDSTVWAASDGGIVWTGPLDGSNWVSLNDWLVMPDIVSIGRRAAREARPARLWVAHSGGRLFDFSDDEGQLWQHAQGLDDPEDWGGCIRAEALDAASDTLLLLAREWDYTNWVSRASLYTSRNGGVNFLRAHDCSCEPQLADIWSAGDGSGGFLLENLQCWAIAPSGELTALGQLPQNHSPSAVGRTHLRGRHTAQGVELFAALSLGNASILYHSTDGGQSWSQSGNAPTGTFMINSFGISALEGGPIWIGGVDAYRSEDAGANWTRPNIWWQYYDDPDNFLHADIPGLQAVPAPAGADWAEGVFISTDGGLYLSTDGLQSVKNLSLRGLNVSQYYGSYSHHQFPDIVYAGAQDQGFQRSTGDQGGLIAFDQLISGDYAQLVSGDGGNSLWCVYPGFVMHYPEATASEQALFWDFTTSGHYWLPPLMADPLDPTVVWMAGGGENGGTHLQRIQRVGNSLQHSEHPWNFANGNGGALSAMACAPDDPQRWYAMTGQGRFFSSADAGDSWTQSAGFDGPDAHYFHGNDIAVSPSEPGRLWVCGSGYDNPPVYTSADFGASFQPMDAGLPGTLVYALAVSDDGQWLFAASELGPWVWDAAEQSWQSIAGLAAPDQVYWNVEWIESRQTARFVTYGRGIWDFELTHSTSVDDRMPEQPASYQLSAGPNPFNPDTRIRYRLEAPGIVQLELYNLAGQRVRILEQGMRQAGEHSLLLNGSTLASGSYLLTLEGPQGRQTTRVTLLK, encoded by the coding sequence ATGCGAGCGAGTCGAATCACGGCGGGACTGACGGTGGTCGCGTTGCTGGCCGGGCTGGGTCTGTATCGATACACGGTGGAAGGGACGGACACGACGGTCCGCCGTCCGCAGCCCACCGAAACCTCGCTGCGGCAACGCAGCCATGCGCTGGGTGGCGCCGACCGCGCTCGTCTGCGCGAAGAACGCCGCGAGTACAAGGCGGAGCGCAAGGCCTGGATCGACAGTCTGCACCGCGCGGCCCCGGGCACCGACTGGCGGACCCGGGACAGAGTCAACCGGTTGCGCCTGCAGGATGAACGCCTGAACCGTGTGCGCCTCGAGGGTGTGCAGGCACTGGACCGACCTGTGCCGCTGCGGGATGGCCAGCGCGAGGTGGAAGGCAGCTGGACCGAACGGGGCAGCTCCAACCAGGCCGGCCGCATCCGTTGCGCCATGCTGGTGGACAGCACGGTCTGGGCGGCTTCCGATGGTGGCATCGTCTGGACGGGGCCGCTGGATGGCTCGAACTGGGTGTCCCTCAACGACTGGCTGGTCATGCCCGACATCGTCAGCATCGGGCGGCGGGCGGCCCGCGAGGCCCGTCCGGCCAGGCTCTGGGTGGCGCACAGCGGGGGCAGACTGTTCGACTTTTCCGACGACGAAGGTCAGCTCTGGCAACACGCACAGGGCCTGGACGACCCCGAGGACTGGGGGGGCTGCATCCGCGCCGAGGCGCTGGACGCCGCGTCCGACACCCTGCTGCTGCTCGCGCGGGAGTGGGACTACACCAACTGGGTCAGCCGCGCCTCCCTGTACACCAGCCGCAATGGCGGGGTGAACTTCCTGCGGGCGCACGACTGCAGCTGCGAACCCCAGCTTGCCGACATCTGGTCCGCCGGGGACGGCAGCGGCGGATTCCTGCTCGAGAACCTGCAATGCTGGGCCATCGCACCCAGTGGTGAACTGACCGCCCTGGGCCAGCTGCCCCAGAATCACAGCCCGTCGGCCGTGGGTCGGACTCACCTGCGTGGGCGTCACACGGCCCAGGGGGTGGAACTCTTCGCCGCGCTGTCGCTGGGCAATGCGAGCATTCTCTACCACAGCACCGACGGGGGCCAGAGCTGGAGCCAGAGCGGCAACGCGCCCACCGGGACCTTCATGATCAACAGTTTCGGCATCAGCGCGCTGGAAGGCGGGCCGATCTGGATCGGTGGCGTGGATGCCTACCGCAGCGAGGACGCGGGCGCCAACTGGACCCGTCCCAACATCTGGTGGCAGTATTACGACGACCCCGATAATTTCCTGCACGCCGACATTCCGGGCCTCCAGGCCGTGCCCGCGCCCGCCGGGGCCGACTGGGCCGAAGGTGTGTTCATCAGCACGGACGGCGGCCTGTATCTCAGCACTGACGGTCTGCAGAGCGTGAAGAACCTGTCCCTCCGGGGGCTGAATGTCAGCCAGTACTACGGCAGTTACAGCCACCACCAGTTCCCGGACATCGTCTACGCGGGCGCCCAGGATCAGGGTTTCCAGCGCAGCACGGGGGACCAGGGCGGGCTGATCGCCTTTGACCAGCTGATCAGCGGCGACTACGCCCAGTTGGTGTCCGGCGATGGCGGCAACAGCCTCTGGTGCGTCTACCCCGGTTTCGTGATGCATTATCCCGAGGCCACCGCCAGCGAGCAGGCGCTCTTCTGGGACTTCACCACCAGCGGCCACTACTGGCTGCCGCCCCTGATGGCCGATCCCCTTGACCCGACCGTGGTCTGGATGGCCGGCGGCGGCGAGAACGGCGGCACCCACCTCCAGCGCATCCAGCGGGTGGGCAATTCCCTGCAGCACAGCGAGCATCCCTGGAACTTCGCCAACGGCAATGGCGGTGCGCTGTCGGCCATGGCCTGTGCGCCCGACGACCCCCAGCGCTGGTACGCCATGACCGGCCAGGGCCGGTTCTTCAGCAGCGCGGACGCGGGCGACAGCTGGACCCAGAGCGCGGGCTTCGATGGCCCGGATGCCCACTACTTCCACGGCAACGACATTGCCGTGTCACCCAGCGAACCGGGCCGGCTCTGGGTCTGCGGCAGCGGTTACGACAACCCGCCCGTGTACACCAGTGCCGACTTCGGCGCCAGTTTCCAGCCCATGGACGCCGGCCTGCCCGGCACGCTGGTCTACGCGCTGGCGGTCAGTGACGATGGTCAATGGCTTTTCGCCGCCAGCGAACTGGGCCCCTGGGTCTGGGACGCCGCCGAGCAGAGCTGGCAGAGCATCGCCGGACTGGCCGCTCCCGACCAGGTCTACTGGAACGTGGAGTGGATCGAAAGCCGCCAGACCGCACGCTTCGTGACCTACGGTCGCGGCATCTGGGACTTCGAGCTCACCCATTCCACATCCGTGGATGACAGAATGCCCGAGCAGCCGGCGAGCTATCAGCTGAGCGCGGGTCCCAATCCCTTCAACCCGGACACGCGCATCCGCTATCGGCTCGAAGCCCCGGGCATCGTCCAGCTGGAGTTGTACAACCTGGCGGGCCAGCGAGTGCGGATTCTCGAGCAGGGCATGCGCCAGGCTGGAGAGCACAGCCTGCTGCTGAACGGATCGACGCTGGCGTCGGGCAGTTACCTGCTGACGCTGGAGGGTCCGCAGGGGCGGCAGACCACGCGAGTGACCTTGCTGAAGTAG
- a CDS encoding alkaline phosphatase, whose translation MIARLLPLLLLALSLRAGAAPTRVILMIGDGMGVGQLTATREAHPGLNMERLRSGGLVFTEAADQRVTDSAAAATALATGVSTNNGVIGLSPAGDTLRTVLELAAARGMATGLVVTCRVTHATPASFAAHVLKRDMEDAIAAQLALAPLDVLFGYGWGQFVPSGEQGSRRHDDVDLRPTLRQRFRSLAFSPAEYTAARWQRPALALLAADHGGPAAEREISLARMTQDALALLSLSDGFFLMVEGSQIDWSGHGNDFQGVINETLDFDAAVGVALDFAIADGHTLLVVTADHETGGLSLPESGPGWGATHHTSAAVPLLAWGPGSENFSGLMPNHALGAALIQAVSASTP comes from the coding sequence ATGATCGCCAGACTGCTGCCCCTGCTTCTGCTTGCGCTGAGCCTCCGCGCCGGTGCGGCCCCGACCCGGGTGATCCTGATGATCGGCGACGGCATGGGCGTGGGCCAGCTGACCGCCACCCGCGAAGCCCATCCCGGGCTGAACATGGAACGTTTGCGCAGCGGAGGCCTGGTCTTCACCGAGGCCGCCGACCAGCGCGTCACCGACAGTGCGGCCGCCGCCACCGCCCTGGCCACGGGCGTGTCCACCAACAATGGCGTGATCGGTCTCTCGCCCGCGGGCGACACCCTGCGCACGGTGCTGGAACTGGCCGCCGCACGGGGCATGGCCACCGGGCTGGTGGTGACCTGCCGGGTGACGCACGCCACCCCGGCCTCATTCGCCGCGCATGTGCTCAAGCGCGACATGGAGGACGCCATCGCGGCCCAGTTGGCCCTGGCCCCGCTGGACGTGCTCTTCGGCTATGGCTGGGGCCAGTTCGTGCCCAGTGGAGAACAGGGCTCGCGTCGCCATGACGACGTGGATCTGCGCCCCACGCTGCGCCAGCGCTTCCGCAGTCTGGCCTTCAGCCCGGCGGAGTACACGGCCGCCCGCTGGCAGCGCCCGGCCCTGGCCCTGCTGGCCGCCGACCACGGCGGCCCCGCCGCGGAGCGCGAGATCAGTCTGGCGCGCATGACCCAGGACGCGCTGGCCCTGCTGTCTCTCAGCGACGGCTTCTTCCTGATGGTGGAAGGCAGCCAGATCGACTGGAGCGGACACGGCAACGATTTTCAAGGCGTGATCAACGAAACCCTCGACTTCGACGCCGCCGTTGGTGTGGCCCTGGACTTCGCCATCGCCGACGGCCACACCCTGCTGGTGGTCACGGCGGATCACGAAACGGGTGGACTTTCCCTGCCCGAGTCAGGTCCCGGCTGGGGAGCCACGCATCACACGTCCGCCGCCGTGCCGCTGCTGGCCTGGGGCCCCGGCTCCGAGAACTTCTCCGGCCTGATGCCCAACCACGCCCTCGGCGCCGCCCTGATTCAGGCAGTCAGTGCGTCCACTCCCTGA
- a CDS encoding DUF2255 family protein: MIPITFLDAVHASNLTGVRAGPPVRDFLEIWVVVVQGRLFARSWGLAERSWYTLFLAGEPGVLSSGGQEVAVRGIIPPDLEAMSAAISAEYLRKYDQGANSSYAREIVADVHVARTMEFISADS, from the coding sequence ATGATCCCCATCACCTTCCTCGACGCCGTGCACGCAAGCAATCTGACCGGTGTCCGTGCCGGCCCTCCCGTGCGGGACTTTCTTGAGATCTGGGTCGTGGTGGTGCAGGGTCGCCTGTTCGCGCGCTCCTGGGGATTGGCAGAACGGAGTTGGTATACGCTCTTCCTGGCTGGCGAGCCGGGTGTGCTGAGCAGCGGGGGGCAGGAAGTTGCGGTGCGCGGGATCATTCCTCCGGATCTGGAGGCGATGTCCGCGGCCATCAGCGCCGAGTATCTGCGCAAGTACGACCAGGGTGCGAATTCCAGCTACGCCCGGGAAATCGTCGCGGATGTGCATGTGGCACGCACCATGGAATTCATTTCCGCGGACTCCTGA
- a CDS encoding GNAT family N-acetyltransferase — translation MESGNLILRPLCLEDEASFLDAIAAFRNDTPPFSFASHHDATRDFQHHLRLLEDWSQGRSLPAGWVPNSFLVGVVDGRIVGRISIRHHVNDSLERVGGHIGYAVIPDCRRRGHARAMLRQSLPICAGLGLKRILLTCDEDNLASCRVIERCGGVFAGLCDEPETTLQKRRYWIELESAGA, via the coding sequence ATGGAATCAGGAAACCTCATCCTGCGGCCCCTGTGTCTTGAGGATGAAGCATCATTCCTCGATGCGATCGCTGCGTTCCGGAATGACACACCGCCCTTTTCGTTCGCATCCCATCATGACGCAACCAGGGATTTTCAACACCATCTCCGATTGCTGGAGGACTGGAGCCAGGGCAGGTCATTGCCCGCTGGGTGGGTGCCCAATTCGTTTCTGGTGGGTGTGGTGGACGGGCGCATCGTCGGGCGGATCTCCATTCGACACCACGTGAACGACAGTCTGGAGCGAGTGGGAGGGCACATTGGTTACGCTGTGATTCCCGATTGCCGTCGGCGGGGCCATGCTCGCGCGATGCTGAGGCAGTCCCTGCCGATCTGTGCCGGACTGGGTCTGAAGCGTATCCTGCTGACCTGCGATGAGGACAACCTGGCCTCTTGCCGGGTGATCGAGAGGTGCGGCGGGGTATTCGCGGGCTTGTGCGACGAACCCGAAACGACATTGCAGAAACGGCGCTACTGGATCGAGCTTGAGTCTGCCGGGGCGTGA
- a CDS encoding nucleotidyltransferase substrate binding protein, whose protein sequence is MSLNLEHFLRTVSTLEQALLALRNPDNSEVFHDLYRNAAIKSFELSIETAGKLLRKSLKAFGATPRQVDSLVFNDVLRHAGKHGLLSLDEVERWLSYRANRNTTAHDYGEGFANQTLTLLPEFVSDARALAKTLESLPDA, encoded by the coding sequence ATGTCCCTGAATCTCGAACACTTCCTTCGAACGGTTTCCACCCTCGAGCAAGCCCTGCTGGCCTTGCGGAATCCTGACAACAGCGAGGTGTTCCATGATCTCTACCGCAATGCGGCCATCAAGAGTTTCGAGCTCTCGATCGAGACGGCCGGCAAGTTGCTGCGCAAATCCTTGAAAGCATTCGGTGCCACTCCCCGACAGGTGGACAGTCTGGTCTTCAACGATGTGTTGCGCCATGCGGGCAAACACGGATTGCTGAGTCTGGATGAGGTCGAACGCTGGTTGTCCTACAGGGCGAACCGGAACACGACGGCTCATGACTATGGAGAAGGCTTCGCCAATCAGACCTTGACTCTGTTGCCAGAATTCGTCAGCGATGCACGCGCCCTTGCGAAGACTCTGGAGTCGCTGCCTGATGCCTGA
- a CDS encoding nucleotidyltransferase domain-containing protein has product MPELGLTQACLTLLVDLLQQHVPSAEVWAFGSRLEGTWHEGSDLDLVLRNPRDPSLPLEDWSSLVTALQESRLPILVDLHEWSRLPDSFQQEIQRHHAILKPASASF; this is encoded by the coding sequence ATGCCTGAACTGGGTTTGACTCAAGCTTGCCTGACTCTACTGGTGGACCTGCTGCAACAGCACGTGCCCTCGGCCGAGGTCTGGGCATTCGGCAGTCGACTGGAAGGAACCTGGCACGAAGGCAGCGACCTGGATCTGGTGTTGCGCAACCCGCGTGATCCGTCACTTCCACTCGAGGATTGGAGTTCGCTCGTCACGGCTCTGCAGGAGAGCCGCTTGCCGATCCTGGTGGATCTGCATGAGTGGTCCCGGTTGCCGGACTCCTTTCAGCAGGAAATCCAGCGTCATCACGCCATTCTGAAGCCTGCCAGCGCGTCGTTTTGA
- a CDS encoding T9SS type A sorting domain-containing protein, whose product MSHLTSLLIALCAPALLLAQTSENCTLLAQLPGVPGATSVQVRDNLAWVGFGSAGLRVLDLATPSAPQFMGSWNPTSYGSAGLLALAGDVLWVSNGSQLRALDISESAGIHLLGITTASSLVQGLFAEDGRLYVVSNSSGLTIKDVTQPEAPSDLAHISSRGEWLGEVLVHDGLLYLAEGSEGVRILDVSDPGAILELGTFDTWFATGLDLVGHLLYVADDMAGLRILDVSDPANPVQLGLIDTPGWAEHVKVSGDLAYVSDHFHGLRIIDVHDPASPVEVGYYETGGSARQLALMDDIVLLCDAAEGLLVLRHDVLTAVDPAPVALPTTAHLLPVAPNPFNPRTLLRLELDRAQEITLTVYNIEGRRVATLAHGRWAAGEHSLPFESGRLPSGVYFAELRTAAGSQTQRMLLLR is encoded by the coding sequence ATGTCGCATCTGACCTCCCTGCTGATCGCCCTCTGCGCCCCCGCCCTGCTGCTGGCCCAGACTTCCGAGAACTGTACCCTGCTGGCCCAGCTGCCCGGCGTGCCTGGAGCCACATCCGTGCAGGTGCGCGACAATCTGGCCTGGGTGGGTTTCGGTTCCGCCGGGCTGCGCGTGCTGGATCTTGCGACACCCTCCGCCCCCCAGTTCATGGGCTCCTGGAATCCCACCAGTTACGGCAGCGCGGGCTTGCTGGCCCTTGCGGGAGATGTGCTCTGGGTCAGCAACGGCAGTCAGCTGCGTGCGCTTGACATCAGCGAATCTGCCGGGATTCACCTGCTGGGCATCACCACAGCGTCATCATTGGTTCAGGGGCTGTTCGCCGAAGACGGCAGACTGTATGTCGTCAGCAACAGCTCGGGCCTGACGATCAAGGATGTGACCCAGCCCGAAGCGCCCAGCGATCTGGCACACATTTCCAGCCGGGGAGAGTGGCTCGGCGAGGTGCTGGTTCACGACGGCCTGCTGTATCTGGCGGAAGGCAGCGAGGGTGTGCGCATTCTCGATGTCTCCGACCCCGGAGCGATCCTTGAGCTCGGTACGTTCGATACCTGGTTCGCGACCGGTCTGGATCTGGTGGGACATCTGCTCTACGTGGCCGACGACATGGCCGGGCTGCGCATTCTCGATGTGTCCGATCCGGCCAATCCCGTGCAGCTGGGCCTGATCGACACGCCCGGATGGGCTGAACACGTCAAGGTCAGCGGCGACCTCGCCTATGTCAGCGACCATTTCCACGGCCTGAGGATCATTGATGTACACGACCCGGCCTCGCCCGTGGAAGTCGGCTACTACGAAACGGGCGGCAGTGCGCGTCAGTTGGCTCTGATGGACGACATCGTCCTGCTCTGTGATGCCGCCGAGGGTCTGCTGGTGCTGCGTCACGACGTCCTGACGGCCGTGGACCCCGCCCCCGTGGCGCTGCCCACCACGGCCCACCTGCTGCCCGTCGCGCCAAATCCCTTCAACCCGCGCACCCTGCTGCGACTTGAGCTGGACCGGGCGCAGGAGATCACGCTGACGGTCTACAACATCGAGGGGCGTCGGGTGGCCACACTGGCCCACGGACGCTGGGCGGCCGGCGAGCACAGCCTGCCCTTCGAGTCGGGCCGCCTGCCCAGCGGGGTCTATTTCGCCGAGCTGCGCACCGCCGCAGGCAGCCAGACCCAGCGGATGCTGCTGCTGCGCTGA
- a CDS encoding T9SS type A sorting domain-containing protein, producing the protein MNHMLSLLSIGLLIPVVHASELTIDDFTLGENAVIGSFSNLVQDVPNVLGQRRVISYMDFLNFNGSCELVCGPAGHVLLHGGPNSLCSLLMNYQHDQEFETFIPSAIRYRFRDAGLDGLGSEFGTSTEIHLQQGQTIIQEQVSVMDGEVLAVDVSLADFAGDWRTVTEIQPSIVGQFAGDFRLEGLSFIGQSTADAQDAPLAFELEPNFPNPFNPRTTIAFSLQRTMPAELFITDLTGRRVRTLVQGLTASGAHRIDFDASALSSGMYVVTLEAQGSRMTRTMVLTK; encoded by the coding sequence ATGAATCACATGCTGTCGTTGCTGAGCATTGGTCTGCTGATTCCTGTCGTGCACGCATCCGAGCTGACGATCGATGACTTCACGCTGGGCGAGAATGCCGTGATCGGCAGCTTTTCCAATCTGGTGCAGGACGTTCCAAATGTGTTGGGCCAGCGTCGAGTCATCAGCTACATGGACTTCCTGAATTTCAACGGGAGTTGCGAGCTGGTCTGTGGCCCTGCAGGCCATGTCCTCCTGCACGGTGGTCCCAACAGTCTCTGTTCGCTGCTCATGAATTACCAGCATGATCAGGAGTTCGAGACCTTCATCCCTTCCGCCATCCGCTATCGCTTCCGTGATGCCGGGCTGGACGGGCTGGGCTCGGAGTTCGGTACTTCCACGGAGATCCATCTCCAGCAAGGACAGACGATCATCCAGGAACAGGTGTCCGTGATGGACGGCGAGGTACTCGCCGTCGATGTCAGCCTGGCTGACTTTGCCGGCGACTGGAGAACGGTCACCGAGATCCAGCCATCGATCGTCGGACAGTTCGCCGGTGACTTCAGGCTCGAAGGACTCTCCTTCATTGGGCAGAGCACGGCGGATGCTCAGGATGCGCCACTTGCCTTCGAGCTGGAACCGAACTTTCCCAATCCATTCAACCCCCGTACGACCATCGCCTTCAGTCTTCAGCGCACCATGCCGGCCGAACTCTTCATCACGGATCTGACAGGTCGTCGTGTCAGGACTCTTGTCCAGGGCTTGACCGCTTCAGGTGCGCACCGGATTGACTTCGATGCCAGCGCGCTCTCCAGCGGCATGTACGTCGTCACGCTGGAGGCACAGGGGTCGCGAATGACACGCACGATGGTCCTGACGAAGTAG
- the modA gene encoding molybdate ABC transporter substrate-binding protein codes for MLQVAVASNAIVPVRQIARTFEARTGAQVNLSPGSTGRHYAQILNGAPFQVFLAADAERPRLLEAEGYALPGTRVSWAIGQLVLFSPQPGLVDTLGQVLGTGDFRHIALANPTLAPYGLAARETLEALGLWHTLQDRIVLGENVAQAWQFVASGSAELGFVAASQLLADGVSLSGSRWAVPDSLHSPVIQQAVLLKDDPLARQFLEFLVGDEARAILRAAGYGLP; via the coding sequence ATGCTCCAGGTGGCGGTGGCCAGCAATGCCATCGTGCCTGTCCGCCAGATTGCCCGGACTTTCGAGGCTCGCACGGGCGCACAGGTCAACCTGTCACCCGGATCCACGGGCCGGCACTATGCCCAGATTCTCAATGGCGCGCCCTTCCAGGTCTTTCTGGCCGCCGATGCCGAGCGCCCGCGCCTGCTGGAGGCCGAAGGATACGCGCTGCCCGGCACCCGGGTCAGCTGGGCCATCGGCCAGCTGGTGCTCTTCAGTCCGCAGCCCGGCCTGGTGGACACGCTCGGGCAGGTGCTGGGTACCGGGGACTTTCGCCACATCGCACTGGCCAATCCGACATTGGCGCCCTATGGACTTGCGGCCCGCGAGACGCTGGAGGCACTGGGTTTGTGGCACACGCTCCAGGACCGGATCGTGCTGGGCGAGAATGTGGCCCAGGCCTGGCAGTTCGTGGCCAGCGGCTCCGCCGAGCTGGGTTTCGTGGCCGCCTCACAGCTGCTGGCCGATGGGGTATCCCTGTCGGGCTCCCGCTGGGCAGTGCCCGACTCCTTGCACTCCCCCGTGATCCAGCAGGCGGTGCTGCTCAAGGATGACCCGCTGGCCCGCCAGTTTCTCGAGTTTCTGGTTGGCGACGAGGCCCGCGCGATCCTGCGCGCTGCCGGGTACGGCCTGCCATGA
- the modB gene encoding molybdate ABC transporter permease subunit has protein sequence MTLSAQDLGALWLTLRLAATSTALLLLLGTPLAWWLARSRWRAKVIVEALVALPLVLPPTVLGFYLLVALGPNGPLGGLMIALGGQALAFSFTGLVLGSVCYSLPFVVQPLQDAFAAIGERPLEVAATLRAGPLDRFLSVALPLARPGYLTAAVLGFAHTIGEFGVVLMIGGNIPGRTQVLSIAIYDHVEAMEYGQAHGLAAGLLLLSFVMLLAVYATGGRMRGLRP, from the coding sequence ATGACTCTTTCCGCACAGGATCTTGGGGCTCTCTGGCTGACCCTGCGTCTGGCCGCCACCAGCACGGCCCTGCTGCTGCTGCTGGGCACGCCGCTGGCCTGGTGGCTGGCGCGCAGCCGCTGGCGGGCCAAGGTGATCGTCGAGGCGCTGGTGGCGCTGCCGCTGGTGCTGCCGCCCACCGTGCTCGGCTTCTATCTGCTGGTGGCCCTGGGTCCCAATGGGCCGCTGGGGGGGCTGATGATCGCCCTGGGCGGGCAGGCGCTGGCCTTCAGTTTCACGGGGCTCGTGCTGGGCAGCGTGTGCTACTCGCTGCCCTTTGTGGTACAGCCACTGCAGGACGCCTTCGCCGCCATCGGTGAGCGCCCGCTGGAAGTGGCCGCCACCCTGCGTGCCGGACCCCTGGATCGTTTCCTCAGCGTGGCCCTGCCGCTGGCGCGTCCCGGCTATCTGACCGCCGCCGTGCTCGGTTTTGCCCATACCATCGGCGAGTTCGGGGTGGTGCTGATGATCGGCGGCAACATCCCCGGTCGCACCCAGGTGCTCTCGATCGCGATCTACGACCATGTGGAAGCCATGGAGTACGGGCAGGCCCACGGACTGGCGGCCGGCCTGCTGCTGCTCTCCTTCGTGATGCTGCTGGCGGTGTACGCCACCGGCGGGCGCATGCGCGGTCTGCGCCCATGA
- the modC gene encoding molybdenum ABC transporter ATP-binding protein codes for MTLQARFQLTRGDFTLDVQLSLPAQGVTALFGPSGSGKTTLLRCLAGLERVPGGRMQLGDRVWQQDGLFLPPHRRELGYVFQEASLFPHLSVRDNLEYGLKRVPAAERRVGLERAIELFRLEPLLERRPAGLSGGERQRVAIARALAASPRLLLMDEPLASLDHEHRREILPFLESLHRELEIPLVYVSHSPEEVTRLADRLVLLSAGRVLATGPIGEMLVRLDLPLGENEQAESLVRAVVRERDAAHELCRLEFAGGALWVPDHALATGQEVRVRIRAADVSLTLSHARDTSILNILPARVEELGEPHGARRMVRLSVGGTPLLALLTRRSCEQLGLAPGLAVFAQVKSAVLLS; via the coding sequence ATGACACTGCAGGCCCGCTTCCAGTTGACCCGCGGTGACTTCACCCTGGATGTGCAGCTTTCCCTGCCCGCGCAGGGCGTGACAGCCCTCTTCGGCCCTTCCGGCAGTGGCAAGACCACCCTGCTGCGCTGCCTGGCCGGACTGGAACGGGTGCCCGGTGGCCGCATGCAGCTGGGAGACCGTGTGTGGCAGCAGGATGGACTGTTCCTGCCACCCCATCGGCGCGAGCTGGGCTATGTGTTTCAGGAGGCCAGCCTTTTTCCACATTTGAGTGTGCGCGACAATCTGGAATACGGGCTCAAGCGGGTACCTGCCGCAGAGCGACGTGTGGGACTGGAGCGGGCGATCGAGCTGTTCCGGCTGGAACCGCTGCTCGAACGCCGACCCGCGGGACTCTCCGGTGGCGAGCGTCAGCGGGTGGCCATCGCCCGCGCACTGGCCGCCAGCCCTCGCCTGCTGCTGATGGACGAACCGCTGGCCAGCCTGGATCACGAGCATCGCCGCGAGATTCTGCCCTTTCTCGAGAGCCTGCACCGCGAACTGGAGATTCCTCTGGTGTACGTGAGCCATTCACCCGAGGAAGTGACCCGACTGGCCGACCGCCTGGTGCTGCTCTCGGCCGGGCGTGTGCTGGCCACGGGGCCGATCGGCGAGATGCTGGTGCGACTGGACCTTCCTCTGGGCGAGAACGAGCAGGCCGAATCCCTGGTCCGGGCGGTCGTGCGCGAACGGGATGCCGCGCACGAGCTGTGCCGACTGGAGTTCGCCGGGGGCGCTCTCTGGGTGCCCGATCACGCACTGGCCACGGGGCAGGAAGTGCGCGTGCGCATCCGCGCGGCGGACGTCAGCCTGACCCTGAGCCACGCGCGTGACACCAGTATCCTCAACATCCTGCCCGCCAGGGTGGAGGAACTGGGCGAGCCCCACGGAGCACGCAGGATGGTGCGGCTCAGCGTGGGCGGCACTCCCTTGCTGGCTCTGCTGACCCGGCGCTCGTGCGAGCAGCTGGGGCTGGCACCGGGACTGGCCGTGTTCGCCCAGGTCAAGAGCGCTGTGTTGTTGTCGTGA